From Triticum aestivum cultivar Chinese Spring chromosome 4A, IWGSC CS RefSeq v2.1, whole genome shotgun sequence, a single genomic window includes:
- the LOC123085346 gene encoding transcription factor bHLH30, with the protein MGAHGDRRRHRREEVGVLLDEEEEELEHHARACGGATSGLVDQELGGCQEGGGGMVFEASSSVGSVSATMGPPPIMCWPPLAPSLSPQEPLHGAIHHHHNIGIGGQGPFFPLLPPLPQQPPPPPPFLADFYARRALQFAYDHSGGASSSSEPLGFGAGLYMGHHGSPVHGMMMPPPFGASPFGDFGRMTAQEIMDAKALAASKSHSEAERRRRERINSHLARLRSLLPNTTKTDKASLLAEVIQHVKELKRQTSEIREEACPLPTEADELTVDASSDEDGRLLVRASLCCDDRPDLLPDLIRALKALRLRALKAEITTLGGRVKNVLVVTEDDSIACDGDQQDEDGGMQAPMSPQHAVASIQEALRAVMERTSSSSGAEDSGGSASGGLKRQRTTSLSAILENRSI; encoded by the exons ATGGGTGCTCACGgagatcgccgccgccaccgccgcgaagAGGTGGGGGTGCTattggacgaagaggaggaggagctcgagcACCACGCCAGGGCTTGCGGCGGCGCCACGAGTGGGCTGGTGGATCAAGAATTGGGTGGCTGCCAAGAAGGTGGAGGGGGCATGGTGTTTGAAGCGAGCAGTAGCGTGGGCAGCGTGAGTGCGACCATGGGCCCGCCCCCGATCATGTGCTGGCCGCCGCTGGCCCCGTCGCTGTCGCCGCAGGAGCCACTCCACGGCgcgatccaccaccaccacaacatAGGCATCGGCGGCCAGGGCCCCTTCTTCCCGTTGCTCCCGCCGCTGCCTCagcagcctccgccgccgccgcccttcttgGCCGACTTCTACGCCCGGCGCGCGCTCCAGTTCGCCTACGACCACTCGGGCGGTGCGTCGTCCTCGTCCGAGCCGCTCGGCTTCGGCGCCGGGCTCTACATGGGGCACCACGGCTCCCCCGTCCACGGGATGATGATGCCGCCGCCCTTCGGGGCGTCGCCGTTCGGCGACTTCGGCCGGATGACCGCACAGGAGATCATGGACGCCAAGGCGCTGGCCGCGTCCAAGAGCCACAGCGAGGCCGAGCGTCGCCGCCGGGAGCGCATCAACTCGCACCTCGCCCGCCTCCGCAGCCTCCTCCCCAACACAACCAAG ACGGACAAGGCGTCGCTGCTGGCGGAGGTGATCCAGCACGTCAAGGAGCTCAAGCGGCAGACGTCGGAGATCAGGGAGGAGGCCTGCCCGCTCCCCACCGAGGCCGACGAGCTCACCGTCGACGCCTCCAGCGACGAGGACGGCCGCCTGCTCGTGCGCGCCTCGCTCTGCTGCGACGACCGCCCCGACCTCCTGCCGGACCTCATCCGCGCGCTCAAGGCGCTCCGCCTGCGCGCGCTCAAGGCCGAGATCACCACCCTCGGCGGCCGCGTCAAGAACGTGCTCGTCGTCACCGAGGACGACAGCATCGCGTGCGACGGGGACCAGCAGGACGAGGACGGCGGGATGCAGGCGCCCATGTCGCCGCAGCACGCCGTCGCGTCCATCCAGGAGGCGCTCAGAGCGGTCATGGAGCGCACGTCGTCCTCGTCCGGCGCCGAGGACTCCGGGGGCTCCGCCAGCGGCGGGCTCAAGCGGCAGCGCACCACCAGCCTCTCGGCGATCCTAGAGAACAGGTCCATCTAG